The Belonocnema kinseyi isolate 2016_QV_RU_SX_M_011 chromosome 10, B_treatae_v1, whole genome shotgun sequence genome has a window encoding:
- the LOC117181319 gene encoding uncharacterized protein LOC117181319 encodes MEEDGLTPSLQKTEIVVLTTKRIETCIQLNVEDEMIQTQKAVKHLGIYMDTKLTLWEHIQKAADKVVKTTTGLSRLMANVGGPKPSKRRLLMSVTTSILLYGTEIWADALRIDKYRRRMAGVQRLGVQRVACSYRTVSEPAVLVIAG; translated from the coding sequence ATGGAAGAGGATGGCCTGACCCCGTCTCTACAGAAGACAGAGATAGTGGTCCTTACAACCAAGAGGATTGAGACATGCATTCAGCTTAATGTGGAAGACGAGATGATACAGACCCAGAAGGCGGTCAAACATCTCGGTATCTATATGGATACAAAGCTCACGTTGTGGGAGCATATCCAGAAGGCGGCGGATAAGGTAGTGAAAACAACGACAGGCCTCAGCAGATTAATGGCGAACGTTGGTGGACCCAAGCCGAGCAAGCGCCGGCTATTAATGTCGGTCACCACGTCTATCCTATTGTACGGAACCGAAATTTGGGCGGACGCACTCAGGATCGATAAGTACAGAAGACGCATGGCAGGCGTGCAAAGATTGGGAGTACAGCGAGTAGCCTGCTCGTACCGTACAGTCTCCGAGCCCGCGGTGCTGGTGATCGCAGGATAA
- the LOC117182326 gene encoding uncharacterized protein LOC117182326, which yields MSGPPLCTVADTNLADIPDSRLSRWQLIQKIQQHFGIQWSKDYISELQQRNKWTKPAEPLKENQLVLIKDENLPPLRWKLGRISELHPGKDSVARPTTVKTGTGTLRRGDFMITMSKSTPRMGEYVSDCITN from the exons ATGTCAG GTCCACCTTTGTGTACTGTTGCTGATACCAATCTAGCCGATATTCCTGACTCGAGATTATCCCGCTGGCAGTTAATTCAGAAGATTCAACAGCATTTTGGGATACAATGGAGTAAAGACTACATTTCCGAATTGCAGCAACGAAATAAATGGACTAAACCAGCAGAACCATTGAAGGAAAATCAATTAGTTCTAATCAAAGATGAAAATCTGCCTCCGCTAAGATGGAAACTAGGAAGAATATCAGAACTGCATCCCGGAAAAGACAGCGTTGCTAGACCAACAACCGTAAAAACTGGTACAGGCACTCTTCGCCGAGGTGATTTCATGATTACAATGTCAAAGTCAACCCCTCGAATGGGGGAGTATGTTTCTGATTGTatcacaaattaa